One part of the Funiculus sociatus GB2-C1 genome encodes these proteins:
- a CDS encoding SDR family oxidoreductase, which translates to MKKLLVTGASGFLGWHLCQAQQEWEIYGTYFSHSIDIPGVNILKVDLKDFQELKRIFSQIKPDAVIHTAAQSSPNYCQNNPEETHLINVTASANIAGLCADYSIPCVFTSTDLVFNGLNPPYKETDSVSPVNLYGEQKVMAESGMLERYPMTAVCRMPLMFGNATPTAISFIQPFIETLKEGKELRLFIDEFRTPVSGVTAAQGLLLALDKVRGIIHLGGKERISRYDFGRLLVEVFKLPEVGLKSGKQKDVKMAAPRPPDVSLDSSKAFELGYSPLSVWEELEALREKV; encoded by the coding sequence ATGAAGAAACTATTAGTCACAGGTGCCAGTGGTTTTTTGGGATGGCATCTTTGCCAAGCTCAACAAGAATGGGAAATTTATGGAACCTATTTTTCCCATTCAATAGACATTCCCGGCGTAAACATATTGAAAGTTGACTTAAAAGATTTTCAGGAACTAAAGCGTATTTTTAGCCAAATTAAACCAGATGCAGTTATTCATACTGCTGCACAATCTAGCCCAAATTATTGTCAAAATAATCCTGAAGAAACCCACTTAATCAACGTAACAGCATCTGCCAATATTGCCGGACTTTGCGCGGATTATTCTATCCCTTGCGTTTTCACTTCAACCGATCTGGTTTTCAATGGCTTAAACCCTCCCTATAAAGAAACAGATTCGGTGTCTCCTGTCAACCTATACGGCGAACAAAAAGTCATGGCAGAGTCAGGAATGTTAGAACGTTATCCGATGACCGCAGTTTGCCGTATGCCTTTAATGTTTGGGAATGCAACACCCACAGCCATCAGCTTTATTCAGCCATTTATCGAAACTTTGAAAGAGGGAAAAGAGCTACGTTTATTTATAGATGAATTCCGCACTCCAGTTAGTGGGGTAACTGCGGCTCAAGGGCTTTTATTGGCATTAGATAAAGTCCGTGGAATCATTCATTTAGGTGGGAAAGAACGAATATCGCGTTATGATTTTGGTCGGTTATTAGTGGAGGTGTTTAAGCTTCCTGAAGTAGGGCTTAAATCCGGCAAGCAAAAAGATGTGAAAATGGCTGCACCACGACCACCGGATGTTTCTTTAGATAGTTCAAAAGCTTTTGAATTAGGATATTCTCCTTTATCTGTGTGGGAAGAGTTAGAGGCTTTACGGGAGAAGGTTTGA
- a CDS encoding DUF1648 domain-containing protein: MTRNPSNQRPILKIARSPISWMLEIAVVAGIFCIIVITLQSWANLPNSIPIHFEMGGKPDATGSKKLIWLFPSLSILVYVAFTVLRQFPHTFNYIWGITEQNVAKQYQLAINLLDWNKAEFMWIFAFIEWQIIQISLGHSAELTVDFFRVVMPLFLVTNGLYFLQAYQAR, from the coding sequence ATGACTAGGAATCCATCAAATCAACGACCGATTTTGAAAATCGCGCGATCGCCTATTAGTTGGATGTTAGAAATAGCCGTAGTTGCAGGGATTTTCTGCATCATTGTAATCACCCTGCAATCTTGGGCAAATCTACCCAACAGTATTCCCATCCATTTTGAGATGGGAGGCAAACCAGATGCAACGGGTAGCAAAAAATTAATCTGGCTTTTCCCCAGCTTATCTATTTTAGTTTATGTAGCGTTTACAGTGCTGCGTCAGTTTCCCCATACTTTTAATTATATTTGGGGAATTACAGAGCAAAATGTAGCTAAACAATATCAGCTAGCTATTAACTTATTAGACTGGAATAAGGCAGAATTTATGTGGATATTTGCATTTATAGAATGGCAGATTATCCAGATAAGTTTGGGTCATTCGGCTGAATTGACTGTCGATTTTTTCCGTGTAGTAATGCCACTGTTTTTGGTCACAAATGGGCTGTATTTTTTGCAAGCGTATCAGGCTCGTTAG
- a CDS encoding tetratricopeptide repeat protein, with product MRPSLDCWQGRTEERQKIRGWMADGNIRLIGITGLGGFGKSTLAAKIYEEDSAEFDKKFWADVSRRVTFTELARRVLLRLGLSPSTVEAIPELLLVDALVNHLREGRHLLVIDNLESLLQHDGQWLDAIYEQFFHGWLGCGGKSVILVTTRERPDLPEIKLKWLPLPGLSPAEGANLLKALGILGTDAELQEFAKKAEGHPLLLTLVAGFLRAEEESNPHISHLQRYGLADVAQLVTDERLEGLHRGKTDIWMRLVLDASFNRLSDKLQRLLLNLSVYRIPINAAMADAQLPGENVSEQDLRQLARYSLLQEERDNNGGRCFQFHPFILAYVKQKAGDLTEAHEKAIAYYRENAKPEPWQTISDVAEYLEVFYHCYQLGEYDDAFNTIRLCEDFLSLRGYNTVRVELYRQLVEAWQQNNSDRWKFVDSLINLGNAYYSLGQYQLAIGYYQQSLATTRKIGERKGEANSLIGLGNAYDSLGQYQLAIDYYQQSLAIFPKIGDRNGEAKSLANLGNAYDSLGQYQLAIGYYQQSLAIFREIGQSNGEAACLNNLGHAYRSLGQYKRAINYHQQSLAIFPKIGDRNGEANSLIGLGHAYRSLGQYKRAIDYHQQSLAITREIGNRNGEANSLIGLGNAYRFLRQYKRAIDYYKQSLAITQEIGDRNGEAASLNNLGNAYRSLGQYPLAIDYHQQSLAIFREIGDRNGEANSLIDLGNAYNSLGKYSLAIDYHQESLAIFSEIGDRNGEAACLNNLGSSYDSLGQYSLAIDYYQQSLAIFREIGDRNGEATSLFNLGNGLAKLGRKSEAIAAYQNARDLYQAMELDADVQDADNAIQRLSKKTNIWMSLPKAIVSFLLRWVNRLWGLLHTFLR from the coding sequence ATGCGCCCTAGCTTGGATTGTTGGCAAGGGCGCACGGAGGAAAGGCAGAAAATCCGGGGATGGATGGCGGATGGAAATATCCGACTGATTGGCATTACGGGTTTGGGTGGCTTTGGCAAATCTACTCTGGCTGCCAAAATCTACGAAGAAGATAGCGCTGAGTTTGATAAAAAATTTTGGGCAGATGTCAGTCGCCGCGTGACTTTTACCGAGTTGGCGCGACGAGTTTTGCTGCGATTGGGACTTTCCCCGTCAACTGTGGAGGCAATTCCAGAATTGTTGCTGGTGGATGCGTTGGTGAACCATCTGCGGGAGGGGCGGCATTTACTTGTCATAGACAACCTTGAAAGTCTGCTGCAACACGATGGGCAATGGTTGGATGCTATTTACGAGCAGTTTTTTCACGGTTGGTTGGGATGTGGTGGTAAGAGTGTCATTCTGGTAACGACGCGGGAACGCCCGGATTTGCCAGAAATTAAGTTGAAATGGCTTCCTTTGCCGGGATTGTCACCAGCAGAGGGGGCTAATTTGTTGAAGGCTTTGGGGATTCTGGGGACTGACGCAGAATTGCAAGAGTTTGCGAAAAAGGCAGAGGGGCATCCCTTGCTGCTGACGCTGGTTGCAGGTTTTTTGCGGGCAGAGGAGGAGTCAAATCCGCACATTAGCCATTTGCAGAGGTATGGTTTGGCTGACGTAGCCCAGCTAGTGACTGACGAGAGGCTCGAAGGGTTGCACCGGGGCAAAACCGATATCTGGATGCGCCTAGTGTTAGATGCCAGCTTTAACCGCCTCAGTGACAAGTTGCAAAGATTGCTACTAAATTTGAGTGTCTATCGGATTCCTATAAATGCGGCGATGGCAGATGCCCAGTTGCCGGGAGAGAATGTATCGGAGCAAGATTTAAGGCAGTTGGCTAGGTATTCTCTGTTGCAAGAGGAAAGGGACAACAACGGAGGGCGATGTTTTCAGTTTCACCCGTTCATTTTGGCGTATGTCAAGCAAAAGGCAGGCGATCTAACCGAGGCGCACGAAAAAGCAATTGCATATTACAGAGAAAATGCCAAACCCGAACCCTGGCAGACAATAAGTGATGTAGCAGAATACTTAGAAGTTTTCTATCACTGCTATCAGCTGGGAGAGTATGACGATGCCTTCAACACTATTCGCCTGTGTGAAGATTTTCTATCTTTACGAGGTTACAACACTGTCCGAGTTGAACTGTACAGGCAGTTAGTTGAGGCATGGCAGCAAAATAATTCCGATAGGTGGAAATTCGTAGATTCTCTCATTAATTTGGGCAATGCTTACTATTCCCTAGGACAATACCAACTAGCAATTGGTTACTATCAGCAGTCCCTGGCAACAACACGGAAAATTGGCGAGCGCAAGGGGGAAGCGAATTCTCTCATTGGTTTGGGCAATGCTTACGATTCCCTGGGACAATACCAACTAGCAATTGATTACTATCAGCAGTCCCTGGCAATATTCCCGAAGATCGGCGATCGCAATGGGGAAGCGAAATCTCTCGCTAATTTGGGCAATGCTTACGATTCTCTGGGACAATACCAACTAGCAATTGGTTACTATCAGCAGTCCCTGGCAATATTCCGGGAGATTGGCCAGAGCAATGGGGAAGCGGCTTGTCTCAATAATTTGGGTCATGCTTACCGTTCCCTAGGACAATACAAACGAGCAATTAATTACCATCAGCAGTCCCTGGCAATATTCCCGAAGATCGGCGATCGCAATGGGGAAGCGAATTCTCTCATCGGTTTGGGTCATGCTTACCGTTCCCTAGGACAATACAAACGAGCAATTGATTACCATCAGCAGTCCCTGGCAATAACACGGGAGATCGGCAATCGCAATGGGGAAGCGAATTCTCTCATCGGGTTGGGCAATGCTTACCGTTTCCTCCGACAATACAAACGAGCAATTGATTACTATAAGCAGTCCCTGGCAATAACACAGGAGATCGGCGATCGCAATGGGGAAGCGGCTTCTCTAAATAACTTGGGCAATGCTTACCGTTCTCTGGGACAATACCCACTCGCCATTGATTACCATCAGCAGTCCCTAGCAATATTTCGGGAGATTGGCGATCGTAATGGGGAAGCGAATTCTCTCATAGATTTGGGCAATGCTTACAATTCTCTGGGAAAATACTCACTAGCAATTGATTACCATCAGGAGTCTCTGGCAATATTCTCGGAGATTGGCGATCGCAATGGGGAAGCGGCTTGTCTCAATAATTTGGGCAGTTCTTACGATTCTCTGGGACAATACTCATTAGCAATTGATTACTACCAGCAGTCTCTGGCAATATTCCGGGAGATTGGCGACCGCAATGGGGAAGCGACTTCTTTATTTAATTTAGGAAATGGCTTGGCAAAGCTAGGTCGAAAATCAGAAGCCATTGCTGCTTACCAAAATGCCCGCGATCTGTATCAAGCAATGGAACTAGATGCAGATGTCCAAGATGCTGACAATGCTATTCAGCGCCTTTCCAAAAAGACTAACATTTGGATGAGTTTGCCAAAAGCTATAGTCAGCTTTTTATTGCGATGGGTTAATCGTTTATGGGGCCTGCTACACACCTTCCTCAGGTAG
- a CDS encoding type I restriction enzyme HsdR N-terminal domain-containing protein produces MVQTIQAKDITLRGLENEFGLLPSKNKNFFTEWVDNLPQITSEEQHFLDGVKEEYLHLIERRPMLEDLVKMVVLSPLLKLAGFYRPPYEIETEKSVTISDKDEDGVIVQGKIDILVLQSELWVVVIESKRPLFSLDIAIPQILAYMLANPHCDKPTFGFISNGSHFRFIKLTKQDTPQYALSDEFTLYRRGNELYSVLSILKRLGELVVR; encoded by the coding sequence ATGGTTCAAACAATTCAAGCTAAAGATATCACCCTGCGGGGCTTAGAAAACGAATTTGGTTTATTACCTTCTAAAAATAAGAATTTTTTTACTGAATGGGTAGATAATTTACCTCAAATTACCTCAGAAGAGCAGCATTTTTTGGACGGAGTTAAAGAGGAATATCTACATTTAATCGAACGTCGTCCCATGCTGGAAGACTTAGTGAAAATGGTGGTACTTTCTCCGTTGCTGAAACTAGCTGGCTTTTATCGTCCACCTTATGAAATTGAAACAGAAAAATCTGTAACGATTTCAGATAAAGATGAAGACGGAGTTATAGTGCAGGGAAAAATTGATATTTTAGTTTTACAAAGTGAACTATGGGTGGTGGTGATCGAGTCTAAAAGACCGCTATTTTCTTTGGATATAGCAATACCTCAAATACTCGCTTATATGTTAGCTAATCCTCATTGTGATAAACCAACATTTGGATTTATCAGCAATGGCAGTCATTTCAGATTTATAAAACTCACCAAGCAAGACACGCCACAGTACGCCTTATCGGATGAATTCACGCTCTATCGACGGGGGAATGAGTTGTATAGTGTTCTGAGTATCTTAAAGCGATTGGGTGAATTGGTGGTCAGGTAG
- the gcvP gene encoding aminomethyl-transferring glycine dehydrogenase, with amino-acid sequence MAYYTAQTQSSRQQVMGGIRQSISFADRHIGPNPDEVGQMLEVLGLKDLDALVEKTVSQTIRLRGSLQLPEPKSEYAAIALLKEIASKNQVFRSYIGMGYHDCITPPVIQRNILENPGWYTAYTPYQAEIAQGRLEALLNFQTMIIDLTGLEIANASLLDEATAAAEAMTMSYGICKNKANAFFVSKDCHPQTIEVVQTRAIPLGIDVIVGDFQTFDFQQPVFGVLLQYPASDGTIYDYRSFVEKAHAVGALVTVAADPLSLTLLTPPGEFGADIAVGSTQRFGIPLGYGGPHAAYFATKEEYKRQVPGRIVGVSKDSQGNPALRLALQTREQHIRRDKATSNICTAQVLLAVMAGMYAVYHGPAGLRNIAENIHNLTVLLAEGLKRLGYSIGSENYFDTLCVELRDRNLKEILQRCQARQINLRIDTTIGITLDETTTVADVIDLLEIFALSDSLPFTVEELAPKSNSPFSRTSNYLTHPVFNRYHSETELLRYMHRLQAKDLSLTTSMIPLGSCTMKLNATSEMLPVTWSEFGKIHPFAPLSQTRGYQVLFQQLEEWLAQITGFAGISLQPNAGSQGEYAGLLVIRQYHESRGETHRNICLIPQSAHGTNPASAVMCGMKVVPVNCDTQGNVDLDDLKAKAEKHKSELAALMVTYPSTHGVFEEPIREICDVIHANGGQVYMDGANMNAQVGLCRPGDFGADVCHLNLHKTFCIPHGGGGPGMGPIGVAPHLVPFLPGHSVVKMDANNPKSMGAVSAAPWGSASILTISWMYIAMMGGAGLTDATKVAILNANYIARRLESYYPVLYKGKAGLVAHECILDLRSLKKSAGIEVDDIAKRLMDYGFHAPTVSWPVAGTMMVEPTESESKEELDRFCDAMISIRQEIEEIESGKVDAQDNVLKNAPHTAESLITSEWNHPYSREQAAYPAPWTREHKFWPAVGRIDNAFGDRNLVCSCLPMEAYSQG; translated from the coding sequence ATGGCATATTATACCGCTCAAACGCAGTCTAGCCGTCAGCAAGTGATGGGAGGAATAAGGCAATCGATTTCTTTTGCAGACAGGCATATTGGCCCAAACCCCGATGAAGTCGGGCAAATGCTGGAGGTGTTGGGGCTGAAAGACCTTGATGCACTGGTTGAGAAGACGGTTTCGCAGACGATCCGCCTTAGGGGAAGTCTACAGTTACCCGAACCAAAAAGCGAGTACGCAGCGATCGCGCTCCTCAAAGAAATCGCCTCGAAAAATCAGGTATTCCGCTCATACATCGGCATGGGCTATCACGACTGTATCACCCCGCCTGTCATACAGCGCAACATCTTAGAGAATCCCGGCTGGTACACAGCATACACTCCCTATCAAGCAGAAATTGCCCAAGGTCGTCTGGAAGCGTTGCTGAATTTCCAGACAATGATTATAGACCTCACAGGTTTGGAAATTGCCAATGCTTCCTTACTTGATGAAGCAACCGCCGCCGCCGAAGCGATGACGATGAGCTATGGCATCTGCAAAAATAAGGCAAATGCGTTCTTCGTCTCAAAAGACTGTCATCCCCAAACTATCGAAGTCGTGCAAACACGGGCGATACCGTTGGGTATTGATGTCATTGTCGGCGACTTTCAAACCTTTGACTTTCAGCAACCAGTTTTCGGCGTACTTTTGCAATATCCCGCCAGCGATGGCACAATTTACGACTATCGGAGTTTTGTCGAAAAAGCTCATGCAGTCGGTGCCTTAGTTACAGTCGCAGCCGACCCCTTGAGTTTAACTCTGCTTACACCCCCTGGAGAATTTGGGGCTGATATCGCGGTAGGAAGCACTCAGCGCTTCGGTATTCCCTTGGGCTATGGGGGTCCTCATGCCGCTTACTTTGCCACCAAAGAAGAGTATAAGCGACAAGTTCCGGGGCGAATTGTCGGCGTTTCTAAAGATTCCCAAGGAAACCCTGCACTGCGTCTGGCCTTGCAAACCCGCGAACAGCATATCCGCCGCGATAAAGCTACGAGTAACATTTGTACCGCCCAAGTTCTACTGGCGGTGATGGCGGGTATGTATGCGGTCTATCATGGGCCAGCAGGATTGAGAAATATTGCCGAAAATATTCATAATCTGACTGTACTTCTGGCAGAAGGACTGAAGCGACTAGGTTACAGCATTGGTAGTGAGAATTATTTTGATACATTGTGCGTAGAGTTACGCGATCGCAACTTAAAAGAAATTCTCCAACGTTGCCAAGCCCGTCAAATTAACCTGCGGATAGATACAACTATCGGGATTACCCTAGACGAAACAACTACAGTCGCAGATGTCATCGACTTATTAGAGATTTTCGCCCTTTCCGATTCCCTACCCTTCACGGTTGAAGAGTTAGCACCAAAATCTAACTCCCCTTTCTCCCGTACCAGCAACTATCTCACTCATCCCGTCTTTAACCGCTATCACTCAGAAACAGAACTTTTGCGTTATATGCACCGTTTGCAAGCAAAGGATCTGTCTTTAACTACATCTATGATTCCCTTGGGATCATGCACGATGAAGCTGAATGCAACATCTGAGATGCTACCTGTAACTTGGTCTGAATTTGGCAAAATTCATCCTTTCGCGCCCCTTTCGCAAACGCGGGGTTATCAAGTTCTATTCCAACAGCTTGAGGAATGGTTAGCCCAAATCACAGGTTTTGCCGGAATTTCTCTGCAACCGAATGCTGGTTCTCAAGGGGAATATGCAGGACTTTTAGTAATTCGTCAGTATCACGAAAGTCGCGGCGAAACACACCGCAATATCTGTCTAATTCCCCAATCGGCGCACGGAACAAATCCTGCAAGTGCGGTGATGTGTGGGATGAAGGTAGTGCCAGTTAACTGCGACACTCAAGGCAATGTTGACTTAGACGATCTTAAAGCTAAAGCCGAGAAACACAAGTCCGAACTCGCCGCCTTGATGGTGACATATCCCTCCACTCACGGCGTATTCGAGGAACCGATTCGGGAAATCTGCGATGTTATCCATGCTAACGGCGGACAAGTCTATATGGACGGGGCGAATATGAACGCTCAGGTCGGGCTGTGCCGTCCGGGAGACTTCGGCGCGGATGTTTGTCACCTAAATTTGCATAAAACTTTCTGCATCCCTCACGGCGGCGGTGGCCCTGGTATGGGGCCCATTGGTGTCGCACCGCATTTAGTACCATTCCTACCTGGACATTCTGTTGTCAAAATGGATGCGAATAATCCAAAATCGATGGGTGCTGTTTCTGCTGCGCCTTGGGGTAGCGCCAGCATCTTGACGATTTCTTGGATGTACATCGCCATGATGGGTGGCGCGGGTTTGACGGATGCAACCAAGGTGGCAATTTTGAATGCTAACTACATCGCCCGTCGTTTAGAAAGTTACTACCCAGTTTTATACAAGGGGAAAGCGGGTTTAGTGGCGCATGAGTGTATTTTAGACTTGCGATCGCTCAAAAAATCCGCCGGAATCGAAGTAGATGACATCGCTAAGCGTCTGATGGACTACGGTTTCCACGCGCCTACCGTTTCTTGGCCTGTCGCGGGTACGATGATGGTGGAACCAACAGAAAGCGAATCGAAAGAAGAGTTAGACCGTTTTTGCGATGCAATGATATCTATTCGTCAAGAGATAGAGGAAATTGAATCGGGTAAAGTAGATGCTCAAGATAATGTCTTGAAGAATGCACCTCATACCGCAGAAAGTCTGATTACTTCCGAATGGAACCATCCTTACTCTCGCGAACAAGCTGCTTACCCCGCGCCTTGGACACGCGAACACAAGTTTTGGCCTGCTGTCGGACGTATCGATAATGCTTTTGGCGATCGCAATTTAGTTTGCTCTTGTCTCCCGATGGAAGCTTATTCACAAGGCTAG
- the gcvH gene encoding glycine cleavage system protein GcvH, whose amino-acid sequence MALEYPDDLKYLDSHEYVRLEGEIATIGISAFAVDQMGDIVFLELPDVGDALQKGASFGTIESVKAVEDMYAPISGTVIERNDVIVEAPEHLGEDPYGEGWLLKVRINDPDELDEALTADEYRVQVEGE is encoded by the coding sequence ATGGCTCTGGAATACCCTGATGACTTGAAGTATTTAGACTCCCACGAGTATGTGCGGCTAGAAGGCGAAATTGCCACAATTGGCATTAGTGCCTTTGCTGTCGATCAGATGGGCGATATAGTGTTTTTGGAGTTGCCAGACGTGGGCGATGCCCTGCAAAAGGGAGCCAGCTTTGGCACAATTGAATCAGTGAAAGCGGTTGAAGATATGTATGCGCCAATCAGCGGTACGGTTATTGAGCGCAATGATGTCATTGTAGAAGCTCCAGAGCATCTGGGAGAAGACCCTTATGGAGAGGGTTGGTTGTTGAAAGTTCGCATCAATGACCCCGATGAACTGGATGAAGCGCTGACGGCGGATGAGTATCGAGTCCAGGTGGAAGGGGAATAA
- a CDS encoding alpha/beta fold hydrolase: MDKQKLYRLLFGEFSLKRLAFSAIFIYAFLCFYAYFFSDRMIFLPQPSSYQDSREIIKLTTADGVKISAVHLPNPSATYTILYSHGNAEDLGDSLPGLRELRDMGFAVFSYDYRGYGTSQGTPTESNVYRDIDAAYNYLTQQLGVPPNRIIVYGRSVGSGPAVDLASRKAVAGLILETPFLSTFRVVTQIPIVPFDKFNNISKIKKVLAPVLVMHGRRDEVVPFWHGEQLFAAANEPKRSFWVDSARHDDLASVAGESYAKTLREFAQSISLGKSF, translated from the coding sequence ATGGATAAACAAAAGCTCTATCGTCTACTATTTGGCGAATTTTCCTTGAAAAGGCTGGCCTTTTCGGCAATCTTTATCTATGCTTTTCTTTGCTTCTATGCCTACTTTTTTTCGGACAGGATGATTTTTCTGCCGCAACCCTCTAGCTATCAGGACAGTAGGGAGATTATCAAGCTAACGACTGCGGATGGCGTGAAAATCTCAGCGGTGCATCTGCCTAATCCTAGCGCTACCTACACAATCCTATACAGCCACGGCAATGCGGAAGACCTGGGAGACAGTCTACCGGGTTTAAGAGAACTGCGGGATATGGGCTTTGCTGTCTTTAGCTACGATTATCGCGGTTATGGCACCAGTCAGGGAACTCCCACTGAGAGTAATGTTTATCGGGATATTGATGCCGCCTATAATTATCTAACTCAGCAGTTGGGTGTCCCCCCAAATCGGATTATTGTCTATGGGCGTTCTGTGGGTAGTGGCCCGGCTGTTGATTTGGCTTCTCGCAAGGCTGTTGCTGGTTTAATTTTGGAAACTCCATTTCTTAGCACGTTTCGGGTGGTGACGCAGATTCCGATTGTGCCTTTTGATAAGTTTAATAATATTAGCAAGATTAAAAAGGTGCTTGCTCCAGTGCTGGTGATGCACGGGAGGCGGGACGAAGTTGTACCATTTTGGCACGGGGAGCAACTTTTTGCCGCAGCAAATGAACCCAAGCGCTCTTTTTGGGTGGATAGTGCACGTCACGATGATCTAGCGTCGGTTGCTGGCGAGTCGTATGCGAAAACTTTGCGGGAGTTTGCCCAGTCTATTTCTCTGGGTAAGAGTTTCTGA
- the gcvT gene encoding glycine cleavage system aminomethyltransferase GcvT, with protein sequence MATEELHPETAIARTPLYQLALEQKARLTAFAGWEMAVQYIGIAQEHQAVRTSAGMFDISHMGKFTFKGKQLISHLQPLVPSDLSRLKPGESQYTVLLNPQGGILDDIIFYYQGEDNGEQRGVMIVNAATRSRDKAWVFAQLESYPVDFEDLSVAKVLIAVQGPKAIAFLQQFVKDDLTPIKAFGHLDTTILEQPAFIARTGYTGEDGFEVMVDPEVGVELWRNLVAAGVVPCGLGARDTLRLEAAMALYGQDIDESTTPLEAGLGWVVHLDSKGDFIGREALEQQKANGVERRLVGLQMQGRYIARHGYPVLHNGEAVGVVTSGTLAPTLGQPIALAYVPTNLAQIGQQLEVEVRGKSYPAVVVKKPFYRSPTRLSSK encoded by the coding sequence GTGGCTACCGAAGAACTGCATCCAGAGACAGCGATCGCCCGAACTCCCCTATATCAACTCGCCCTAGAACAAAAAGCCCGACTCACCGCCTTTGCCGGGTGGGAGATGGCAGTACAATACATCGGCATTGCCCAAGAACACCAGGCAGTTCGCACCTCAGCGGGGATGTTCGACATCTCCCACATGGGCAAATTTACCTTCAAAGGGAAACAGCTAATTTCCCACCTCCAGCCGCTAGTTCCCTCGGATCTTAGCCGCCTGAAACCCGGTGAATCTCAGTATACCGTCCTGCTAAATCCTCAAGGTGGGATTTTGGACGACATAATTTTCTACTATCAAGGCGAAGACAACGGCGAACAGCGGGGAGTAATGATAGTCAACGCCGCCACCAGATCCAGAGACAAAGCTTGGGTGTTTGCACAGTTGGAATCTTACCCAGTTGATTTCGAGGATTTGTCAGTAGCGAAAGTTTTGATTGCTGTTCAGGGGCCGAAAGCGATCGCATTTTTACAGCAATTTGTCAAAGATGATTTGACACCGATTAAGGCATTTGGGCATCTCGACACAACCATACTCGAACAGCCAGCCTTTATTGCCCGGACTGGCTATACAGGCGAGGATGGGTTTGAAGTGATGGTAGACCCAGAAGTAGGGGTAGAATTGTGGCGAAATCTTGTAGCAGCTGGTGTGGTTCCCTGCGGACTCGGCGCTAGAGATACCCTGCGCCTAGAAGCAGCAATGGCACTTTATGGGCAAGATATTGATGAAAGCACCACGCCCTTAGAAGCTGGTTTGGGTTGGGTAGTTCACCTCGATAGCAAAGGCGACTTTATCGGGCGAGAGGCGCTGGAACAACAAAAAGCTAATGGAGTAGAACGCCGTCTGGTAGGGTTGCAAATGCAAGGGCGTTACATCGCCCGTCATGGCTACCCGGTGCTGCATAACGGTGAAGCTGTGGGTGTTGTCACCAGCGGTACGCTAGCACCAACTTTAGGGCAACCAATTGCCCTTGCCTATGTTCCCACGAATTTAGCGCAGATTGGGCAGCAGCTAGAGGTGGAAGTCCGGGGTAAATCATATCCAGCGGTTGTTGTCAAGAAACCTTTTTATCGTTCCCCTACTCGTCTCTCCAGCAAGTAA